One window of the Streptomyces sp. ITFR-21 genome contains the following:
- a CDS encoding enoyl-CoA hydratase/isomerase family protein: MDTAAPPVTSRVSAGTAVIDLDRPAALNALDLTMVRLITKALEEWRDDPAVRSVVIRSTSPKAFCAGGDIRAVRDAGVRGDDAAVHTYFAAEYALNALIAGYPKPYTALIDGYAMGGGLGISVHGSARVVTERAVLAMPETAIGFFPDIGASHFLPRLPGATGWYLGLTGLRIGGAAAVECGLATHYVPAAELPALEAALLAGEPPAAALDRYAAAAPPSALAAHRPAVERCFTAPDLGELRGRLAAEDADREWADETLALLAAASPMSLAVTFGLLRAGAGSSLADCLARELGLARRIAHAPDFHEGVRAALIDKDRAPAWSPYPWTGLSDAGRGHRP; this comes from the coding sequence ATGGACACCGCCGCCCCGCCCGTCACCAGCCGCGTCAGCGCCGGCACCGCGGTGATCGATCTCGACCGGCCCGCGGCGCTCAACGCGCTGGACCTGACCATGGTCCGGCTGATCACGAAGGCCCTGGAGGAGTGGCGGGACGACCCGGCCGTACGGTCGGTGGTGATCCGCAGCACCTCGCCCAAGGCGTTCTGCGCCGGCGGTGACATCAGGGCGGTGCGCGACGCCGGGGTACGCGGCGACGACGCGGCCGTGCACACCTACTTCGCCGCCGAATACGCGCTCAACGCGCTGATCGCCGGCTACCCCAAGCCGTACACCGCGCTCATCGACGGCTACGCGATGGGCGGCGGTCTCGGCATCTCGGTGCACGGCTCGGCCCGGGTGGTCACCGAGCGGGCGGTGCTCGCCATGCCGGAGACCGCCATCGGGTTCTTCCCCGACATCGGCGCCAGCCACTTCCTGCCCCGGCTGCCCGGCGCGACCGGCTGGTACCTCGGCCTGACCGGTCTGCGGATCGGCGGCGCGGCGGCCGTGGAGTGCGGCCTGGCCACCCACTACGTGCCCGCCGCCGAACTGCCCGCGCTGGAGGCCGCGCTGCTGGCCGGCGAGCCGCCCGCCGCGGCACTGGACCGGTACGCCGCCGCCGCGCCGCCGTCCGCCCTCGCCGCGCACCGGCCGGCCGTCGAGCGCTGCTTCACCGCCCCGGACCTCGGCGAACTGCGCGGCCGGCTCGCCGCCGAGGACGCGGACCGGGAGTGGGCCGACGAGACCCTCGCGCTGCTGGCGGCGGCCTCGCCGATGAGCCTCGCCGTCACCTTCGGCCTGCTGCGGGCCGGCGCCGGATCGAGCCTGGCCGACTGCCTGGCCCGGGAGCTCGGCCTGGCCCGCCGGATCGCCCACGCCCCCGACTTCCACGAGGGCGTGCGGGCCGCGCTGATCGACAAGGACCGCGCGCCGGCCTGGTCGCCGTACCCGTGGACCGGCCTGTCGGACGCGGGACGCGGGCACCGCCCGTGA